A window of Brettanomyces nanus chromosome 2, complete sequence contains these coding sequences:
- a CDS encoding uncharacterized protein (EggNog:ENOG41) — MSNEPKAPLVKLNSGNYIPVLGIGFYLTPEDEAANIAYEALKTGYRMLDSAEAYANERGVAEGISRWLKEDPTHNKREDVFFTTKINDKFHGYEETKKALKDSLEKTNKIGYINLVLVHSPQSNYEKRHGTWRALQEAVADGSVKNIGVSNYGIKHLKELLSYPDLKVKPVINQLELHPWLTRDELVDFCRKHGIAIEAYSPLTRAKKLDDPDLVKLASKYGKSPAQILIRWSLDKGFIPLPKTVHLPRLAPNFDVFDFKLDAEDVKLLNGKNEDLKFCWDPTVYPLDNEKTEKK; from the coding sequence ATGTCCAACGAACCTAAAGCACCTCTTGTCAAATTAAATTCTGGCAATTATATTCCTGTCCTCGGAATAGGCTTCTACCTTactccagaagatgaagctgcCAACATTGCCTACGAAGCCTTGAAAACTGGCTACAGAATGTTGGACTCTGCAGAGGCCTACGCCAATGAGCGTGGGGTAGCAGAAGGAATATCCCGGTGGCTAAAGGAGGACCCCACACACAATAAGCGTGAGGATGTGTTTTTCACCACAAAGATTAATGATAAGTTCCACGGTTACGAGGAAACTAAAAAGGCTCTAAAGGATTCGCTCGAAAAGACCAATAAGATCGGCTACATCAATTTAGTGCTTGTCCACTCTCCTCAGTCGAACTATGAGAAAAGACATGGCACTTGGAGGGCTCTCCAGGAAGCTGTGGCTGATGGTAGTGTAAAGAACATTGGAGTGTCTAATTACGGTATTAAACACTTGAAGGAGTTATTGAGCTACCCGGATTTAAAGGTGAAGCCAGTTATCAATCAGTTGGAGTTGCATCCATGGTTGACGAGAGATGAATTGGTTGATTTTTGTCGGAAGCATGGAATCGCTATTGAGGCTTATTCGCCTTTAACCAGGGCCAAGAAGCTCGACGATCCAGATTTGGTGAAGTTGGCTTCCAAATACGGTAAGTCTCCTGCACAGATTTTAATTCGTTGGTCCTTGGATAAAGGATTTATCCCATTACCAAAGACTGTACATTTACCTAGATTGGCTCCAAACTTTGACGTTTTTGATTTCAAGTTGGATGCAGAGGATGTTAAGCTACTTAATGGAAAGAACGAAGATTTGAAGTTTTGTTGGGACCCTACTGTCTATCCGTTAGACAATGAAAAgactgaaaagaaataa
- a CDS encoding uncharacterized protein (EggNog:ENOG41) has product MICKPVINIISLLDMLDLHRIPLKGTHFVSNGEFPLAYGISDQSSPVDQVVDLLRVKAEQGFFNSVLKQHGAIILRLGNSDPDVISKYVSSIGVGCGDSIFHSLGYDEERTKVTDALRKREEGVNNTKILQRNECSRFVKYPTKIFLACTKANAEGGEISLAHGHEIFQRLQKKAPILVTELSKRGLYLEQTWNNEGPSHMVWSSKECFGKYIKDDDSMDERKRKAEKLVIEYISPYFRWDKNTNLIVEEHLKPLRVYENENKIYGVWFNDVCAICGGEEGEAFGRVSKVAYDDDKSPISEYNLDAILHCSLESEYNCQLQEGDILMVDNRQVSYGRNSWKNGEREILMSSWDTPGKPQFNEWVKPDNYIGTRDAPIDQC; this is encoded by the exons ATGATCTGC AAACCAGTGATTAATATAATTAGCTTGTTAGACATGTTGGATTTACACAGAATACCTCTCAAAGGAACTCATTTTGTATCTAACGGAGAATTTCCCTTAGCATATGGTATTAGCGACCAATCATCACCCGTGGATCAGGTAGTAGATTTGCTTAGAGTCAAAGCAGAGCAAGGATTTTTCAACTCAGTATTGAAGCAGCATGGAGCAATCATTCTTAGACTCGGAAACTCGGATCCGGATGTTATTTCAAAATATGTTAGCAGTATTGGAGTTGGATGTGGAGACTCTATCTTCCATAGTTTAGGCTACGATGAGGAAAGAACAAAGGTTACTGACGCTCTcaggaaaagagaagaaggtgtCAACAATACGAAAATACTTCAGCGGAATGAATGTTCACGTTTCGTTAAATATCCTACCAAAATTTTCTTGGCATGTACAAAAGCTAATGCTGAAGGCGGCGAGATATCCTTAGCTCATGGGCATGAGATATTTCAGAGATTGCAGAAAAAGGCGCCAATTCTCGTGACCGAGCTCTCCAAAAGAGGTCTGTACCTAGAACAGACTTGGAATAATGAAGGCCCTAGTCACATGGTATGGAGCAGTAAGGAGTGTTTTGGTAAATATATTAAAGATGATGACAGTATGGATGAAAGAAAACGAAAGGCTGAGAAGTTGGTAATTGAATACATAAGCCCGTATTTCCGTTGGGACAAGAATACAAACTTAATTGTTGAAGAGCATTTGAAGCCGCTAAGAGTGtatgaaaatgaaaataaaatcTATGGAGTTTGGTTCAACGATGTTTGTGCTATCTGTGGTGgggaagaaggagaagcttTTGGTAGAGTGTCAAAAGTTGCctatgatgatgataagagTCCAATCAGTGAATATAATTTAGACGCTATTTTACACTGCTCACTCGAGAGTGAGTACAATTGTCAGTTGCAAGAAGGAGATATATTGATGGTGGATAATCGTCAAGTTAGTTATGGCCGGAACTCCTGGAAGaatggagaaagagagatctTAATGAGTTCTTGGGATACCCCCGGCAAACCTCAATTCAATGAATGGGTAAAGCCGGATAACTATATCGGCACGAGAGATGCGCCGATCGATCAGTGCTAG
- the RPL19A gene encoding 60S ribosomal protein L19A gives MVLDAYGTAENKMANLRSQKRLAASVLGCGQRKIWLDPNETSELAQANSRYSIKKLYKNGTIVKKPVTMHSRASARAYAEAKRGGRHMGYGKRKGTANARMPTEVLWMRRLRVLRRQLAKYRASGKIDRHLYHVLYKSSKGNTFKHKRALIEHVIQAKADAAREKALQAENEARRLRNKAARARRQTRLDEKKE, from the exons ATGG TATTGGATGCGTACGGTACTGCCGAAA ACAAAAT GGCTAATTTACGTTCGCAGAAAAGATTGGCAGCATCAGTTTTGGGCTGTggtcaaagaaagatctgGTTGGACCCTAATGAAACCAGTGAGCTTGCTCAGGCCAACTCCAGATATTCCATCAAGAAATTGTACAAGAATGGAACTATTGTGAAGAAGCCAGTTACCATGCATTCGAGAGCTAGTGCCAGAGCTTACGCTGAGGCAAAGAGAGGTGGAAGACACATGGGTTACGGTAAGAGAAAGGGTACTGCTAACGCCAGAATGCCAACTGAGGTTTTGtggatgagaagattgagagTGTTGAGAAGACAGTTGGCCAAATACAGAGCCAGTGGTAAGATTGACAGACATTTGTACCATGTTTTGTACAAGTCTTCTAAGGGTAACACTTTCAAGCACAAGAGAGCTCTTATTGAGCACGTTATTCAAGCCAAGGCTGATGCCGCAAGAGAAAAGGCTTTGCAGGCTGAGAATGAGGCtagaagattgagaaacAAGGCTGCCAGAGCAAGAAGACAGACCAGATTGgacgagaagaaggagtaa
- a CDS encoding uncharacterized protein (BUSCO:EOG09342CP2) produces MEQINVAQAECKQLTLRLSKAKQQSRDATLQLLASNCRQRLDGTGLNFSEYRTLKGHFDKVADVAWVPDNRHVVSASQDGFLLVWDSITGFKSQLIELDDPWVMCCDVSRDSRLVATGGLENACIVYKLGLDQGDAQSQSEKSILAIFKGHREYISGLSFLSGSSSQIVTCSGDKSSILWDTTKGGQVGTYYGHLGDVLSLSVNKQDPNGFVTCSCDRMALVWDARIPTSVRKFSVSNVCDASAVQFFPDGHSFACGSDDGTIKMFDMRSDGEIAEYGTSEIRKYKLKASRMYPTAASTTSGLMGSAQASMEASIDNPGVVSIDFSRSGRLLFTSYGELNSVIVRDTITGEIIGSLEGHRECINRIKVSDDGLGIATASRDHTVKIWSC; encoded by the exons ATGGAA CAAATTAACGTCGCGCAGGCAGAGTGCAAGCAGCTAACGCTGCGGCTCAGTAAGGCCAAGCAGCAGAGTCGAGATGCTACGTTACAACTTCTGGCCAGTAACTGTCGACAGCGGTTGGATGGTACTGGTCTCAACTTTAGTGAATATCGTACATTGAAAGGACATTTTGATAAGGTGGCAGATGTAGCATGGGTTCCTGATAATAGACACGTGGTGAGTGCATCTCAGGACGGCTTTTTGCTAGTTTGGGACAGTATTACAGGGTTCAAAAGTCAGTTGATAGAGTTGGACGATCCTTGGGTGATGTGCTGTGACGTGTCACGTGATAGCCGCTTGGTTGCAACCGGAGGTCTTGAAAATGCCTGTATAGTCTACAAGCTTGGACTGGACCAAGGCGATGCTCAGAGTcaaagtgaaaagtcaATTTTGGCAATATTTAAGGGCCATAGAGAGTACATTTCGGGACTCTCCTTTCTCAGTGGTTCTTCGTCACAGATTGTCACGTGTTCCGGAGACAAGTCTTCGATTCTATGGGATACTACCAAGGGTGGCCAGGTTGGCACGTATTACGGACATCTAGGAGATGTATTATCACTGAGTGTAAATAAACAGGACCCCAATGGGTTTGTCACATGTTCGTGTGACCGCATGGCATTAGTATGGGATGCAAGAATACCTACAAGCGTGAGGAAGTTTTCGGTATCTAATGTGTGCGACGCATCTGCAGTACAATTCTTCCCGGATGGTCACAGCTTTGCATGTGGATCAGATGATGGTACCATAAAGATGTTTGACATGCGATCTGATGGAGAGATTGCGGAGTATGGAACGAGCGAGATACGGAAATATAAATTGAAAGCTTCGAGGATGTACCCCACGGCTGCTAGTACCACATCAGGATTGATGGGATCAGCACAGGCATCTATGGAGGCATCAATAGACAACCCCGGTGTCGTTTCGATAGATTTTAGTCGAAGCGGGAGACTCCTGTTCACTTCATATGGTGAACTTAACTCTGTTATAGTAAGAGACACAATTACAGGGGAGATAATAGGATCTCTAGAGGGTCATAGAGAGTGTATCAATCGTATAAAGGTGTCGGATGATGGATTGGGTATAGCGACGGCCAGTAGAGACCATACGGTGAAAATATGGAGTTGTTAG
- a CDS encoding uncharacterized protein (CAZy:GH133~BUSCO:EOG093402AJ) — MTPGSKITDNGTLWTDVPPKGDIQYQRGKFYGRAIDFSFDRDATVDVNILTPGAYSYYLSYGSDDEDENPFTTTRKFHFVVPPSLFIVDKYLPLNSISMQSVISKWVGTDPARWSSLFSEIHRKAYNMIHFTPLQQRGDSDSPYSICDQLQFDQTIFPNGSKDVKIMVDDLESNYGILSMTDVVFNHTANNSPWLREHPEAGYNLETAPHLEAAIELDALLLHFSRYMSWHGCPTDIRNTSDLLKVMDGIKIHVLGELRLWQYYVLDVKSHLIQLQKVWDSRGRLELPNYNDMPNDAKQGNDEAIAKYIADKCPLKPFALGARYENALDIKKFAGILRVLHPEQWVVNDEAMFEPVGAFAHSLLDSVNLPLYRAYDQDNEDILENLYNRINYMRIDPNGPQLGEVTRESPLTEPYFTHFSDSKDREWALANNGWIWGGDPLVDFASSKSRCYLRREVIVWGDCVKLRYGNDPQDSPYLWERMTKYAELSAKLFHGFRIDNCHSTPIHVGTAMLDAARRVRPNLYVVAELFTGSEDLDTHFVERLGISSLIREAMQCYSVGELSRLVHRHGGRPIGSFRWLPLDSLSYPADSEEFSRLRSEDIRRRSEIPVPEIVTAAAPHALFMDCTHDNETPNDKRTVEDTLPNSALVAFCSCATGTTMGYDECYPHLLDVVEEKRLYTFGPGIGIGDVKAKLNSLRKVLASQSLADPESNEMHVHHEGQYITVHRVNAQTGCGYFLLARTKFSDAGNQTLSPIVLNGTEAKNEFAYCLGRGKEGETGKRAEEVDPLKSSSNSTPNGFLQSVSVHLRELSPALTEYDPSTHSTKISLPEDFPQGSIMVLSTRVPGCDAELDKYVRTGALEAASKLTLVDINALLYRCESEERDASAGVDGTYFVPNYGNLVYAGLQGWVSVLRKIIETNDLAHPLAKHLREGTWALDYISGRICKYEATAATNEESRAVAIETFRKWLESRLSRVKELPYFLVPCFFALTIGVAYEALRYRALSLMSPLIRQATQFVQSLALVSIQMTAQIKTASLSPFNTKEPSLAAGLPHFCYDFMRCWGRDVFISLRGLCLATDRFDIARDHIICFAMTLKHGLIPNLLGGGKEPRYNARDGVWFFLQAIQDYFHIAGEKLGKELLDTQVLRRFPRDDTWIAWDDPRAYSYKSSISEVIYEILSRHAAGIQFREAHAGTQIDSQMRDEGFNVSIHVDWDTGLVFGGNQYNCGTWMDKMGESVRAGSKGIPGTPRDGADVEINGLLKSAVRFVRELHGKDSQLFPYEFVKTSSGKKVTFAEWDGLLQKNFERCFYIPESREEDAQFEVDPSIVNRRGIYKDIYKSGKPYEDYQLRGNFTIAMVVAPELFTPSRALKAIKMADKVLRGPVGLRTLDPSDLNYRPFYNNSEDSDDFASSKGRNYHQGPEWVWIYGYFLRAYREIIGKYDKPHNLNLQIAQRLAGNVRWLKESAWAGLPELTNKDGALCKDSCSTQAWSASCLLDLYMDYQQQSAPNI, encoded by the exons ATGACAC CAGGCTCCAAAATCACAGATAATGGTACCCTCTGGACTGATGTTCCTCCAAAGGGAGATATCCAGTATCAAAGAGGAAAGTTCTATGGTCGTGCCATCGACTTCAGCTTTGATAGAGACGCTACTGTCGACGTTAACATTTTGACCCCTGGCGCTTACAGCTATTATCTTAGCTATGgtagtgatgatgaagatgaaaacCCGTTTACCACCACTCGTAAATTCCACTTCGTCGTTCCTCCTTCGCTGTTCATCGTTGACAAATATCTTCCTCTTAATTCCATTTCTATGCAATCCGTTATATCCAAGTGGGTTGGAACAGATCCGGCTCGTTGGAGTTCTCTCTTCAGTGAGATTCATCGTAAGGCTTACAATATGATTCATTTTActcctcttcaacagcGTGGTGATTCGGATTCTCCCTATTCTATCTGTGATCAATTGCAATTTGATCAAACAATCTTTCCTAATGGCTCAAAGGACGTTAAGATAATGgttgatgatttggaatCTAACTACGGTATTCTTTCCATGACTGATGTCGTATTCAATCATACTGCCAACAACTCTCCCTGGCTACGTGAACATCCAGAAGCAGGCTATAACCTGGAAACTGCTCCTCATTTGGAAGCCGCTATAGAATTGGatgctcttcttttacACTTCTCCCGTTATATGAGTTGGCATGGATGCCCGACTGATATCCGCAACACAAGTGACCTTTTGAAGGTTATGGATGGTATTAAAATTCATGTTTTAGGTGAACTAAGGTTGTGGCAATATTATGTTCTCGATGTAAAGTCGCACCTAATTCAGTTACAGAAAGTCTGGGACTCACGTGGAAGGCTCGAACTCCCCAATTACAATGATATGCCCAATGATGCCAAACAAGGTAATGATGAAGCTATTGCAAAGTATATTGCCGACAAGTGTCCCTTGAAACCGTTTGCCTTAGGTGCAAGATACGAAAATGCTCTCGATATCAAAAAGTTTGCTGGCATTCTACGTGTTCTTCATCCCGAGCAATGGGTCGTAAACGATGAAGCAATGTTTGAACCCGTTGGAGCCTTTGCTCATTCACTACTTGATTCAGTCAACTTACCACTGTATCGTGCCTATGATCAAGATAACGAGGATATTCTAGAAAATCTTTACAATAGGATCAATTACATGCGTATTGACCCCAACGGACCTCAGCTTGGCGAAGTTACCCGCGAGTCACCGCTTACAGAGCCCTATTTTACACATTTCTCCGATTCTAAGGACAGGGAATGGGCGCTTGCCAACAATGGCTGGATTTGGGGTGGTGATCCCCTCGTTGATTTCGCCTCTTCAAAGTCTAGGTGCTACCTACGCCGTGAGGTAATTGTCTGGGGCGATTGCGTTAAATTGAGATACGGTAACGATCCACAGGATTCTCCCTATCTTTGGGAAAGAATGACCAAATATGCCGAGCTCTCCGCTAAACTATTCCACGGTTTCAGAATCGACAATTGTCACTCCACTCCTATCCACGTCGGTACTGCCATGTTGGATGCTGCTCGTCGTGTGCGGCCGAACCTTTATGTTGTGGCCGAACTTTTCACTGGAAGTGAAGACCTTGACACCCATTTCGTGGAGAGGCTCGGAATTTCATCGCTTATTCGTGAGGCTATGCAGTGCTACTCTGTTGGAGAACTTTCTCGACTAGTTCACCGTCACGGTGGACGGCCGATTGGTTCTTTTAGATGGCTTCCACTGGATTCCTTATCTTACCCTGCTGATTCTGAAGAGTTTTCCCGCCTTCGATCCGAGGATATTCGTAGACGGTCAGAGATTCCGGTGCCTGAAATTGtaactgctgctgctcctcATGCTCTTTTCATGGACTGCACTCATGACAATGAAACGCCGAATGATAAACGCACAGTAGAGGATACGTTACCAAACAGTGCTCTTGTAGCTTTCTGTTCTTGTGCCACGGGCACAACTATGGGCTATGACGAATGCTATCCACATCTACTTGATGTGGTCGAGGAGAAAAGGCTATATACGTTTGGCCCTGGTATTGGTATTGGTGATGTCAAAGCGAAACTCAATAGTTTACGGAAGGTACTTGCCTCTCAGAGTTTGGCTGATCCCGAATCCAACGAGATGCATGTACATCATGAAGGTCAGTACATCACCGTTCACCGAGTGAATGCTCAGACGGGATGCGGTTACTTCTTGTTAGCCAGAACAAAGTTCTCGGATGCAGGAAACCAGACACTTTCGCCTATTGTCTTGAATGGAACAGAGGCTAAAAACGAGTTTGCTTATTGCCTCGGACGTGGCAAAGAGGGAGAGACCGGCAAACGAGCAGAGGAGGTTGATCCTCTTAAGTCATCGTCCAACAGTACACCGAATGGGTTTTTGCAATCGGTGAGCGTGCATCTTCGTGAACTTTCTCCCGCTCTAACTGAATATGATCCTTCAACCCACTCTACGAAAATCAGTTTGCCTGAAGATTTTCCACAGGGGTCTATTATGGTTCTGTCTACTAGGGTTCCGGGCTGTGACGCGGAACTCGATAAGTATGTCCGTACGGGAGCTTTAGAAGCGGCCAGTAAGCTCACACTTGTGGACATCAATGCTTTATTGTATCGCTGCGAGAGTGAGGAGCGTGATGCGAGTGCCGGTGTCGACGGAACGTATTTTGTGCCAAATTACGGCAATTTAGTCTATGCTGGGTTACAAGGCTGGGTTTCTGTTCTCCGCAAGATAATTGAAACCAATGATTTAGCCCATCCTCTAGCCAAACATCTTCGTGAGGGTACGTGGGCGTTGGACTATATTTCAGGCAGAATCTGCAAGTATGAAGCCACTGCGGCTACTAATGAAGAATCACGAGCTGTGGCTATCGAAACTTTTAGAAAATGGCTGGAGTCAAGGTTGTCAAGGGTCAAAGAGTTACCGTATTTTCTGGTACCgtgtttctttgctttgaCGATCGGTGTTGCGTACGAGGCTTTGCGTTACCGTGCGTTGTCTCTCATGTCTCCTTTAATTCGACAGGCCACCCAATTCGTTCAAAGTTTAGCTTTGGTGTCTATTCAGATGACTGCTCAAATCAAGACTGCTTCTCTCTCTCCGTTTAATACCAAAGAGCCTTCTCTTGCTGCAGGCCTTCCTCACTTCTGTTACGATTTCATGCGTTGTTGGGGTAGAGATGTATTTATAAGTCTACGAGGTCTTTGTTTGGCAACGGACCGCTTTGATATTGCCCGTGATCATATTATTTGCTTTGCTATGACATTGAAACATGGCCTCATACCCAACCTTCTTGGTGGCGGTAAAGAGCCAAGATATAATGCACGCGATGGCGTCTGGTTTTTCCTTCAAGCCATCCAAGATTACTTTCACATAGCCGGGGAAAAGCTAGGCAAAGAGCTTTTGGACACCCAAGTGCTCCGTCGTTTTCCACGGGACGATACCTGGATTGCATGGGACGACCCACGAGCATATTCATACAAGAGCTCGATCTCGGAAGTGATCTACGAGATACTCTCCCGTCATGCAGCAGGTATTCAATTTAGAGAGGCGCACGCGGGAACACAGATCGACTCGCAGATGCGAGATGAGGGTTTCAACGTGTCCATTCATGTGGACTGGGACACCGGACTTGTGTTTGGTGGTAATCAATATAATTGTGGTACGTGGATGGACAAGATGGGAGAAAGCGTGCGTGCAGGCTCTAAAGGTATTCCAGGCACTCCGCGTGATGGAGCTGATGTAGAAATCAACGGTTTACTTAAGAGTGCCGTTCGTTTTGTGCGTGAATTGCATGGCAAGGATTCTCAGCTATTCCCTTACGAGTTTGTGAAGACGTCATCGGGGAAGAAGGTGACATTTGCAGAATGGGATGGATTGCTTCAGaaaaactttgaaagatgctTTTACATTCCAGAgtcaagagaagaggatgcACAATTTGAGGTTGATCCTTCAATTGTGAATCGCCGTGGTATTTATAAAGACATCTACAAATCGGGCAAGCCTTACGAGGATTATCAGCTTCGAGGCAATTTCACCATAGCAATGGTGGTAGCACCCGAACTTTTCACTCCCTCTAGAGCACTTAAGGCCATCAAGATGGCGGATAAAGTGCTTAGAGGACCTGTAGGACTCCGAACATTGGATCCTTCGGATTTGAATTACAGACCCTTTTACAATAACAGTGAGGACAGTGACGattttgcttcttctaaGGGAAGAAATTATCATCAAGGACCCGAGTGGGTCTGGATATATGGATATTTTCTTAGGGCTTACAGGGAAATTATCGGGAAGTACGACAAGCCTCATAATTTGAATCTGCAAATCGCTCAGCGTTTAGCTGGGAACGTGAGGTGGCTGAAGGAAAGCGCCTGGGCTGGATTACCGGAATTGACCAACAAGGACGGAGCGTTATGCAAGGACTCGTGCTCAACTCAGGCATGGAGTGCCTCCTGCTTATTGGATTTATATATGGACTACCAGCAGCAGAGTGCACCAAATATTTAA